The Variovorax sp. S12S4 genome includes the window ATCGCCGAGCGCACCGGGCTTTCGCGCGCCACCGTGAGCCGCCTGACCCAGACGCTGGTCGAGTCCGGAATGCTCGAGCACGACCGCACCCTTCGGGCCTACCGGCTTGCGGCGCCGGTACTGAGCTTTGCCCACGCCATGCGGGCCGGCTCCCCGGTGTTGAACACGGTTGCCCCGCTGATGCGGAACCTGGCGGAAAAGCTTCGCATCAACGTCGGCCTGGCTGTCGCCGACCGCGACGAGATGGTCTACCTCGAATCGGTGCGCTACAACCGCAAGGTTTCACTGCGCAACGTGGTTGCGGGCCAGCGGGTGCCAATGGAGCTCACGTCGCTCGGCCGGGCTTACCTGGCGGTCGCCGAAGAGCCCAGGCGGCGTGCCCTCATGGCGCAGTTCCGCGAAAGGCGCGAAAGCGGCTGGAACCGGATTCGCGACGAGATCCGGAGCGCGGCCCGAAGCGTGGCCGAGCGCGGCTTTTGCGCGGCGGCCTGGCAACCGGAGGTGGTTGCCCTTGCCACGCCGGTCGTGGCGGAAGGCCGGCCTGTCTACGTGCTGAACGTGAGCATCACCACAAAGGCCGATATTGCCGAGGCCGAGGCGATGCTCGCAGGCCCGCTGCTCGCGCTTTCGGCGGATGTGAAGGCCGCGCTTGCTAGTCGATCCTGATGCCTACAGCTCCAGTACCAACCGCCCCTCGCAAGCACGCGAACAGCAGGCCATCATCCGCGTGTTGGCCTCTCGCTCCGGGCGCGTCAGCACCATGTCGCGATGGTCCACCTTGCCGGACAGCACCCGCACTTCGCACGAACCGCAAAGGCCCTCCTCGCAGTCGCTCTGCACATCGACGTTTGCCGCGCGCAAGGCGGACAGCAGGGTCTGGTCCGGCGGCACGGTGACGACCAGGCCTGAATCCTTCAGCTCGACTTCGAACGCATGCTCCTTCGAAGGGTCGAGCGTGGCCAGCGTCGATTCGAAATGCTCGACGCGCAAGGCGCCTTCGGGCCATGCAGTGCAACAGCCCTCGAGCGCCTCGAGCATCCGCAGCGGACCGCAGGCATAGACCTGGGCACCAGGCACCGGTTCGGCGAGCAGCGACGGCAGATCGCAGCGCCGGCCTTCGTCGCGCGCGTAGACGTGCAGCCGTTCGCCGTGCAACGCCGCGAGCTCGTCGAGAAAGGCCATGTGCTTGCGGCTGCGGCCGCTGTAGTGCAGCTCGTAGTCGATGCCCAGCGCCTTCGCGCGGCGCGCCATTGCGCTCACGGGCGTGATGCCGATGCCGCCCGCGATGAAGATCGCCTTCTTCAGCGACTCGTCGAGGCGGAAGTGGTTGCGCGGCCCGCGAATGCGCAGCCGGTCGCCGGCCTTCACCTGCGCGTGCACCCAGGCCGATCCGCCGCGGCCTTCGGGCTCGTGCAGCACCGCAATCTCCAGCACGCCGGCCTCGTCCGGGTCACCGCAAAGAGAGTACTGGCGCGACAGCTCGGGCGAGCCGCATTCCACGTCGATGTGCGAACCCGCGGTCCAGCGCGGCAGCGGCTTGCCGTCGGGCGACACGAGGCGCAGCTTGACCACGCCTTCGGCCACGCGCGTCACGCGCTCCACCACCACAGGCCGCGACACGGCATGCCGCGAAGTTTCGCCGACGCGTACCGGCAATTGCGCCTCGCGCAGCGCCGGGTTCCGGCGCTCGGGGTTGGCCGCAGGGTCCCACTCGACCCACAGGTGCTCGGGTCCGCGGAACGAGGTGTTCGGCACATAGGTGAAGCGTTGCTCCGAGAGCTTCATATGCGGCAGCCGCCGCGTGAACTCCGAGAGGAAGACCTGCATTTCCATGCGCGCAAGGTTCTTGCCCATGCACTGGTGCGACCCGTAGCCGAAGGTCAGGTGGTCGCTCGCGTTGTCTCGGCGGATGTCGAACAGGTCGGCATCGGCAAAGTGCGCCTCGTCGTGGTTGGCCGACGAGGTGACGATCAGGAGCCGCGATCCCGCCGGCAAATCGACGCCGCCCACCTGCGTGTCCCTGGTGACAAGGCGCCGCCACGCGGCCACCGAGCCGTTGTGCCGCAGGCACTCTTCCACCGCGTTGGGAATGAGGCCCGGGTCTTCGCACAGCTCTTGCCACGCCTTGGGGTGCTGCAGCAGCAGCTTCACCGCGTTGGCGGTGGCATTGGCGGTGGTCTCGTGCGCGGCCACAATGCCGGCCATCATCATCGAGTGCAGGTACGAATCGGTCACCACCTCCGGGTGCTGCTTCTGCTTGCGGATGCCGTACTGCATCCAGCCGGGCGCATCGGGGTCTTGCCGCATCTTTTCGAGCACCTTGCCGGCGTACTGCCAGAAATTGCCCACTGCATGCGCCACGGCCACCTGCTCCTCCGGCTTGGGCCGGCCCCAGGTGTTGACGGTGTGCGCAATCGAGTATTTGCGCAGCGTGTCCATGTCTTCCTCGGGCACGCCAAGGAAATGCAGCGCCACGGTCAGCGGAATTTCCCACAGCATCTGGTCCACGAGGTCGGCCTTGCCGTCGTCGATGAAGCGGTCGACATAGGTGCGGGCCAACTCTCGCACCATGGGCTCGTGGTGCTTGAGCGCCTCGGGCGTGAACGGGTCCATCAACACGCGGCGGCGCGGCATGTGGGCGGGCTCGTCCTCGTTCACCAGCGTGCGGTTCAGCGCAAAGCCATAGGAGGCGAGCACGGCATTGGCCTCGTCGCTCGTCGGCGTGATTTTCTCCAGCGCATTCGAGGGGCTGAACGTGATGTTGTCGCGAAACACCGCCTTGATGTCGTCGTAGCGCGTGATCACCCAGTAGCCGAGCTTGGGGCTGTAGAAGATCGGCTCCTTCTCGCGCGCCCAGCGCACGTACTCGGGAGGGTCCTGCTGGTAGCCGTCTTCGAAGGGATCGAACTCGGCGGCGCGCGCGCTCACGGGGCAGCCGGTGGGCGTGCGCTCTGCCGACAGCGGCCCGTGCGCGACAGGACAGCCCGACGAACGCGAGGGAATGGCGGTATCTGACATAGGCGGTGTTCCCCGGTCGCGTCAGTCGAGCGTGATCTTCAGATCGCGAATCAGCTTGTGCCAGCGCGCCGTCTCGCTCTTGAGCAGCGCGGCATATTGGGCGGGCGTGTTGGCCACGGGCTCGACGCCGAAATCGACCATGCGCGTGCGCACCGAGGGCTCGTTGATCGCCGCCACCAGTTGGCGATTGAGCGTGTTCACCACCTCCGGCGGCGTGGCCGAGGGCACCACCACGCCGACCAGCGCCGCGGCTTCGACGTTCTTGTAGCCGAGCTCGGCGAAGGTGGGCACATCGGGCAGTTGCGGCAGGCGCGTGGGGTTGGCCACCGCCAGCGCGCGGACCTTGCCGCCCTTGATGAAGCCGGCACCGGCCGCCAGGTCGACCATCATGGCCGGCAGCTGTCCGCCCACCACGTCGGCCAGCGCCGGCGCGGCACCGCGGTACGGCACGTGAACCATGAACAGGCCGGCCTCTACCTTGAGCAGTTCCATCGCCAGGTGATGCGGGCTGCCCGCGCCTGCCGAGGCATAGCTCACGTCGCCGGGCTTGGCCTTTGCCTTGGCGATGAAGTCCTTGGCCGTGGCAATGCCGGAGTTGGCACCGACCACAAGGATCATCGGGAACTTGCCCATCAGCGTGACAGGAGCCAGGTCCTTGGTCGGACTGTACGAGAGCGACTTGTACAGCGCCGGATTGAACACCAGCGTGCCGTTGTCGGCCGACAGCACGGTGTAGCCATCGGCCGGTGCGCGTGCTGTTTCAGCCGCAGCCAGCGCGGTGTTGCCGCCGGGCTTGTTGTCCACCAGCACCGGCTGGCCCACCTGGGTGGAGAGTGTCTGCGCCACCGTGCGCGCCAAGAAATCGGAGCCGCCACCTGCCGCATAGGGAACGAGCCAGCGGATCGGCTTGGCCGGAAAACTCTGGGCGCTGACGCCGGCCGCGGCAAGAAGGGAAAGAGCAGCAAGGCACCGGACAAGACGTTTTTTCATGGGGGAGTCTCCAGTTAGCGTAGTTTCGTATTGCGTAAATATCATACGCATTGCGTAATAATGTACTTTCAGGGCTAACCCTGCATCCGAGCGCTCCCCTTGCCGCCCAGCCCCAGCAACTAACATCAAGTGCACATGACCAAAGCCCTGGAGCCCTCCTCCCTTCCTCCCGCAACCCGCGAGCGCCGCCAGCGCGTGCAATCGGCCGAAACGGGCATGGCGGTGCTCAAGGGCCTTGCCCACTTGGGCGGCCGCAGCAGCCTCACCGCACTCTCGGCCCATGTCGCCGAAAGCCCGGCCAAGGTGCACCGCTACCTTGCGAGCCTGATGGAGGAAGGCCTGGTGCTGCAGGATGCCGTCTCGCAGCACTACTACCTGGGAACCGAAGCCATCCAGATCGGCTTGGCCGCCATGCGCCAGGCCGACCCGATTCGCGCGGCCGAGCCGTGCCTGGTGCGGCTGCGCGAGTCGCTGGAGGTCACTTGCTTTGTCGCCGTCATGGGCAACAAGGGGCCGACCATCGTGCGCTTCGAGGAGCCGGGCCTGCCCGTTACGGTGAACGTGCGCGCCGGCTCGGTGATGTCGATCCTCTGGTCCGCCACGGGCCGCGCGTTCCTGGGGTTGCTCGATGAGTCGCGGGTGCTCGCACTCGCCGAGCAGGAGCTCGCCGAATCGCCCGAGGACATGCGCGCCACGCTCGACGCGGCCGACCCCATCGGAGAACTGCGCCGCGACGTGCAGAAGGCGCATTGCGCAAGCGTGAAAGACACTTACCTGCGCGGCATCAGCGCCGTGGCGGCGCCGGTCTACGACTATGCGGGCCGCGTGTGCGCGGTGCTGACGGCATTGGGAGCGACAGGTGGATTCGACCCTGCCGTCGATGGACCCATCGCGACTGCAGTGCGGCGGGAAGCCTGCGCGGCCAGCGAGCTGCTGGGCTACCGCAAACCCGGTTAGCGGCCAATGCGTCTTGCTATTCCTCTTCGTGCGCCCGGTACTGCCCCGTCAATGTCTGCTGAACCCCCGGCGGCACGGCTTCGTAGTGCGACAACGCGATGGTGTAGCGGCCCTGGCCGCTGGTCATTGCGTTGAGCCTTGACTGGTAGTTGGCGAGTTCGGCCATGGGCACATGCCCGCCGACGCTCACGGTGCCGGCGCCGACATCGGACGTACCGGTGACCACGCCGCGCCGCGCGGACAAGTCGCTCGTGACATCGCCGACGGAATGCTCGGGCACGTCGATTCCTATCTGCACGATCGGCTCGAGCACCACGGGCCGGGCCTCGCGGATCGCGGCCATGAAGGCCTTGCGGCCGGCGGTCGCAAAGGCGATGTCCTTGCTGTCGACGCTGTGGTGCTTGCCGTCGTACACCACCACGCGCACATCGACCACTGGGTAGCCCGCAATGGCACCGCTCGCCAGCACCTCGCGCACGCCCTTCTCCACCGCGGGAATGAACTGGCCCGGAATCGCGCCGCCGCGCACCTCGTCGGCAAACTGAAAGCCGGCACCGCGCGGCAGCGGCTCGATGCGCAGGAAGACCTCGCCGAACTGGCCAGCGCCGCCGGTCTGCTTCTTGTGGCGGTGGTGGCCCTCGGCCGGCGCGGTCACGGTTTCGCGGTAGGCAATGCGCGGTGGCCGCGTCAACACCTCGAAGCGGTACACCTCGCGCAAGCGCTCGAGCACGATGCGCAGGTGAAGCTCGCCAAGTCCGTAGAGCACCGTCTCGTTGGTGGCGGCCACATGCTCGATGCGAAGGCACGGGTCCTCGGCGGCGAGCTTGCCGAGGATCTCCCACGCACGCTGTTCGTCGCCATGGCGCTTGGGCTCTACCGCCAGGCCATGCACCGGCACCGGAAACGCGAGTGGCGCGAGATGAACATGGCTGTCTTCCGCGGCGTCGTGCAGCACGGCATCGAAATGAATCTCGTCGACCTTGGCCACCGCCACGATGTCGCCCGGCACCGCATGCGACACCTCCACATGGTCTTTGCCCTGCAGCATGAACAGGTGCCCCACCTTGAAGGGCTTGCGGCCATCGCCAATGTAGAGCTGGCTGTCGCGCGTGAGCGTGCCCTGGTGCACGCGAAATATGCCCATCTTGCCGACGTAGGGGTCGACCGTGACCTTGAACACATGCGCCAGTACGTGCAGCGAAGGATCGGGCCGGACTTCCATCGGCCTGGCCTCCGCGCCCTCGCCAAGCAGAAACTCCGGCGGATTGCCTTCGGTGGGATCGGGCAGCAGCTTGACGATCACGTCCAGCAGCTCG containing:
- a CDS encoding IclR family transcriptional regulator, whose translation is MTKALEPSSLPPATRERRQRVQSAETGMAVLKGLAHLGGRSSLTALSAHVAESPAKVHRYLASLMEEGLVLQDAVSQHYYLGTEAIQIGLAAMRQADPIRAAEPCLVRLRESLEVTCFVAVMGNKGPTIVRFEEPGLPVTVNVRAGSVMSILWSATGRAFLGLLDESRVLALAEQELAESPEDMRATLDAADPIGELRRDVQKAHCASVKDTYLRGISAVAAPVYDYAGRVCAVLTALGATGGFDPAVDGPIATAVRREACAASELLGYRKPG
- a CDS encoding IclR family transcriptional regulator; the encoded protein is MPTPARRQHFEEPTLNRSLERGIEILRAFRPGADLLGNGDIAERTGLSRATVSRLTQTLVESGMLEHDRTLRAYRLAAPVLSFAHAMRAGSPVLNTVAPLMRNLAEKLRINVGLAVADRDEMVYLESVRYNRKVSLRNVVAGQRVPMELTSLGRAYLAVAEEPRRRALMAQFRERRESGWNRIRDEIRSAARSVAERGFCAAAWQPEVVALATPVVAEGRPVYVLNVSITTKADIAEAEAMLAGPLLALSADVKAALASRS
- a CDS encoding Bug family tripartite tricarboxylate transporter substrate binding protein, producing MKKRLVRCLAALSLLAAAGVSAQSFPAKPIRWLVPYAAGGGSDFLARTVAQTLSTQVGQPVLVDNKPGGNTALAAAETARAPADGYTVLSADNGTLVFNPALYKSLSYSPTKDLAPVTLMGKFPMILVVGANSGIATAKDFIAKAKAKPGDVSYASAGAGSPHHLAMELLKVEAGLFMVHVPYRGAAPALADVVGGQLPAMMVDLAAGAGFIKGGKVRALAVANPTRLPQLPDVPTFAELGYKNVEAAALVGVVVPSATPPEVVNTLNRQLVAAINEPSVRTRMVDFGVEPVANTPAQYAALLKSETARWHKLIRDLKITLD
- a CDS encoding cytochrome P450/oxidoreductase yields the protein MSDTAIPSRSSGCPVAHGPLSAERTPTGCPVSARAAEFDPFEDGYQQDPPEYVRWAREKEPIFYSPKLGYWVITRYDDIKAVFRDNITFSPSNALEKITPTSDEANAVLASYGFALNRTLVNEDEPAHMPRRRVLMDPFTPEALKHHEPMVRELARTYVDRFIDDGKADLVDQMLWEIPLTVALHFLGVPEEDMDTLRKYSIAHTVNTWGRPKPEEQVAVAHAVGNFWQYAGKVLEKMRQDPDAPGWMQYGIRKQKQHPEVVTDSYLHSMMMAGIVAAHETTANATANAVKLLLQHPKAWQELCEDPGLIPNAVEECLRHNGSVAAWRRLVTRDTQVGGVDLPAGSRLLIVTSSANHDEAHFADADLFDIRRDNASDHLTFGYGSHQCMGKNLARMEMQVFLSEFTRRLPHMKLSEQRFTYVPNTSFRGPEHLWVEWDPAANPERRNPALREAQLPVRVGETSRHAVSRPVVVERVTRVAEGVVKLRLVSPDGKPLPRWTAGSHIDVECGSPELSRQYSLCGDPDEAGVLEIAVLHEPEGRGGSAWVHAQVKAGDRLRIRGPRNHFRLDESLKKAIFIAGGIGITPVSAMARRAKALGIDYELHYSGRSRKHMAFLDELAALHGERLHVYARDEGRRCDLPSLLAEPVPGAQVYACGPLRMLEALEGCCTAWPEGALRVEHFESTLATLDPSKEHAFEVELKDSGLVVTVPPDQTLLSALRAANVDVQSDCEEGLCGSCEVRVLSGKVDHRDMVLTRPEREANTRMMACCSRACEGRLVLEL
- the fusA gene encoding elongation factor G; the encoded protein is MPSRSNGLAAEMEAVRTLALVGPAAAGKSSLAEALLHKAGAIGACGSIERGSTVSDHDPLERRMLHSLNASVMHLKHAGTRIHLIDTPGGPDFLGQSLPALEAVETAAVVINAATGIEPMAVRMMEYAASRHLARMIIVNKIDSQGVSLQGLLADIQAAFGRECLPLNLPDGVNRQVVDCFFNRFGRSDFGPVEAAHRALVEQVVEVDAAFVDRYLEEGDVDPAELHAPLEQALREGHLIPVCFVSSRSGAGVAELLDVIVKLLPDPTEGNPPEFLLGEGAEARPMEVRPDPSLHVLAHVFKVTVDPYVGKMGIFRVHQGTLTRDSQLYIGDGRKPFKVGHLFMLQGKDHVEVSHAVPGDIVAVAKVDEIHFDAVLHDAAEDSHVHLAPLAFPVPVHGLAVEPKRHGDEQRAWEILGKLAAEDPCLRIEHVAATNETVLYGLGELHLRIVLERLREVYRFEVLTRPPRIAYRETVTAPAEGHHRHKKQTGGAGQFGEVFLRIEPLPRGAGFQFADEVRGGAIPGQFIPAVEKGVREVLASGAIAGYPVVDVRVVVYDGKHHSVDSKDIAFATAGRKAFMAAIREARPVVLEPIVQIGIDVPEHSVGDVTSDLSARRGVVTGTSDVGAGTVSVGGHVPMAELANYQSRLNAMTSGQGRYTIALSHYEAVPPGVQQTLTGQYRAHEEE